A window of the Thermoleophilia bacterium SCSIO 60948 genome harbors these coding sequences:
- a CDS encoding SpoIIE family protein phosphatase, translating to MGLVRADTKRNRQRILDAAARLLSHSTSVSQSEIATAAGVSRSTLHRHFPDRQALIREVSAIEAAAAPAPAASAPEAPIDPGRLGRDRPVALDGIDVFDAVPPAMLAEQLIAEAQRVAEVPLGLYVLDIDGSHLLKAAGPDRLPASIRAPRAIGPELDADGLVGLREDLSDLPGAEIVPLWLRGRAIGVILTLGRPRRSLTEIARQAAAAVTLAEQYTDVFAAAQRRKTPRAAAEIQQSLLPPRISRVTGGEVAGNVLPSYEVAGDWFDVVENHDGVWISLADGIGENTRAAASGAVALGALRASRRSGGTPTEALLLMHHTLKEMPGPGAEMSALVARWDPASFELTVANCGHVAPIVLRNGDPQRAGKGGGRGLGGRSSPRPDEHTSTLGPGDRLVLFSDGVVKPGTGRAGLGMEGVVSAALTSETATAADTVRRIHHSVLAASADGLADDATVVCLAVQ from the coding sequence ATGGGACTCGTGCGCGCCGACACGAAGCGAAATCGACAGCGGATCCTTGACGCCGCGGCACGGTTGCTCAGCCACTCGACGAGCGTCAGTCAGTCGGAGATCGCCACGGCAGCGGGGGTATCGCGCTCGACCCTCCACCGACACTTCCCCGACCGTCAGGCGCTGATCCGCGAGGTCTCGGCGATCGAGGCCGCCGCGGCCCCGGCCCCTGCGGCGTCCGCCCCGGAGGCGCCGATCGACCCCGGCAGGCTCGGACGCGATCGGCCCGTGGCGCTCGACGGCATCGATGTCTTCGACGCGGTTCCTCCCGCGATGCTGGCCGAGCAGCTGATCGCCGAGGCGCAGCGCGTCGCCGAGGTCCCGCTCGGTCTCTACGTCCTCGACATCGATGGTTCGCACCTGCTCAAGGCCGCCGGCCCCGACCGCCTGCCCGCGTCGATCAGGGCGCCGCGCGCGATCGGCCCCGAGCTCGACGCAGACGGCCTCGTCGGCCTGCGTGAGGACCTGAGCGATCTGCCCGGAGCGGAGATCGTCCCACTGTGGCTGCGCGGCAGGGCTATAGGCGTGATCCTGACGCTCGGACGGCCGCGGCGTTCGCTGACCGAGATCGCTCGACAGGCCGCGGCCGCCGTCACGCTCGCCGAGCAGTACACGGACGTCTTCGCCGCCGCCCAGCGCCGCAAGACGCCCCGCGCGGCGGCTGAGATACAGCAGAGCCTGTTGCCGCCGCGGATCTCGAGGGTGACGGGCGGTGAGGTCGCAGGCAACGTCCTGCCGAGCTACGAGGTCGCTGGCGACTGGTTCGACGTCGTCGAGAACCACGATGGCGTCTGGATCAGCCTCGCCGATGGCATCGGCGAGAACACCCGAGCGGCGGCGAGCGGCGCTGTAGCGCTCGGTGCGCTCCGGGCCAGCCGGCGGTCGGGCGGCACTCCGACCGAAGCGCTGTTGCTGATGCATCACACCCTCAAGGAGATGCCGGGGCCGGGCGCGGAGATGTCGGCCTTGGTCGCCCGCTGGGACCCCGCGAGCTTCGAGTTGACGGTCGCGAACTGCGGGCACGTCGCGCCGATCGTGTTGCGTAACGGCGACCCCCAGCGCGCGGGGAAGGGGGGAGGGCGTGGACTCGGCGGTCGGTCGAGTCCGCGTCCGGACGAGCACACGTCGACGCTGGGTCCGGGCGACCGGCTGGTGCTGTTCTCGGACGGGGTAGTGAAGCCCGGAACGGGCCGGGCGGGGCTCGGGATGGAGGGCGTGGTGAGCGCGGCGCTCACCTCGGAGACCGCGACCGCGGCCGACACCGTCCGACGCATACACCACTCCGTCCTCGCCGCGAGCGCGGACGGCCTCGCCGACGATGCGACCGTGGTGTGTCTCGCCGTGCAGTAG
- a CDS encoding phage holin family protein: protein MGDLVKQLSEQTSNLVRAEVELAKVELSEKGKRAGIGLGAFGAAGIVGLFAFGAFTAAAIMLLATAVEGWIAALIVFAVYAVLAGVLALTGRNQVQQATPPAPERTVANAQQDVQKIKTSAKEGRA from the coding sequence ATGGGCGATCTCGTCAAGCAGCTTTCCGAGCAGACCTCGAACCTCGTCAGAGCCGAGGTCGAGCTCGCGAAGGTGGAGCTGAGCGAGAAGGGCAAGCGAGCCGGCATCGGACTCGGCGCGTTCGGCGCCGCGGGGATCGTCGGGCTGTTCGCCTTCGGCGCCTTCACCGCGGCTGCGATCATGCTGCTCGCGACCGCAGTCGAGGGCTGGATCGCGGCGCTGATCGTGTTCGCCGTATACGCGGTGCTCGCCGGCGTCCTCGCCCTGACCGGCCGAAACCAGGTCCAGCAGGCGACGCCGCCGGCCCCCGAGCGCACCGTCGCGAACGCCCAGCAGGACGTCCAGAAGATCAAGACCAGCGCGAAGGAGGGACGCGCGTGA